A stretch of Helicobacter pylori oki112 DNA encodes these proteins:
- the gltX gene encoding glutamate--tRNA ligase: MSLIVTRFAPSPTGYLHIGGLRTAIFNYLFARANQGKFFLRIEDTDLSRNSIEAANAIIEAFKWVGLEYDGEVLYQSRRFEIYKEYIQKLLDEDKAYYCYMSKDELDALREEQKARKETPRYDNRYRDFKGTPPKGIDPVVRIKVPQNEIIGFNDGVKGEVKVNTNELDDFIIARSDGVPTYNFVVTIDDALMGITDVIRGDDHLSNTSKQIVLYKALNFKIPNFFHVPMILNEEGQKLSKRHGATNVMDYQERGYLKEALVNFLARLGWSYQDKEIFSMQELLECFDPKDLNSSPSCFSWHKLNWLNAHYLKNQSAQELLKLLKPFSFSDLSHLNPTQLNRLLDALKERSQTLKELALKIDEVLTAPIEYEEKVFKKLNQAFVMPLLEKFKLELNTTNFNDESALENAMHQIIEEEKIKAGSFMQPLRLALLGKGGGIGLKEALFILGKTESVKRIEKFLKN, translated from the coding sequence ATGAGTTTGATCGTTACGCGCTTCGCTCCATCGCCCACTGGCTATCTCCACATAGGAGGCTTAAGAACAGCCATTTTCAATTATCTTTTTGCACGAGCCAATCAAGGAAAATTTTTTTTACGCATTGAAGATACGGATTTGAGCCGTAACTCTATAGAAGCGGCTAACGCCATTATAGAGGCTTTCAAATGGGTAGGGCTAGAATACGATGGCGAAGTCCTCTACCAATCCAGACGCTTTGAAATTTATAAAGAATATATCCAAAAACTCTTAGATGAAGACAAAGCCTATTATTGCTACATGAGTAAAGATGAGTTGGACGCTTTGAGAGAAGAACAAAAGGCCAGGAAAGAAACCCCACGCTATGACAATCGTTATCGTGATTTTAAAGGCACGCCCCCTAAAGGCATAGATCCTGTGGTAAGGATCAAAGTCCCGCAAAATGAAATCATTGGTTTTAATGATGGGGTTAAAGGCGAAGTGAAAGTGAATACTAACGAATTAGACGATTTTATTATCGCCAGGAGCGATGGAGTCCCCACTTATAACTTTGTGGTTACTATTGATGACGCTTTAATGGGGATTACTGATGTGATTAGAGGCGATGATCACCTTTCTAACACCTCTAAACAAATCGTTCTCTATAAGGCTTTAAATTTTAAAATCCCTAATTTTTTCCATGTGCCGATGATTTTGAATGAAGAAGGGCAAAAATTAAGCAAACGCCATGGGGCCACTAATGTGATGGACTATCAAGAAAGGGGTTATCTTAAGGAAGCTTTAGTGAATTTTTTAGCGCGTTTGGGGTGGAGCTATCAAGATAAAGAGATTTTTAGCATGCAAGAATTATTGGAATGTTTTGACCCCAAAGATTTAAATTCTTCGCCCAGTTGCTTTAGCTGGCACAAGCTTAATTGGCTCAACGCTCATTATTTAAAAAACCAAAGCGCGCAAGAATTATTAAAACTTTTAAAGCCTTTTAGTTTTAGCGATCTCTCGCATTTAAACCCCACTCAATTAAATCGCTTGTTGGACGCCCTCAAAGAAAGATCTCAAACCCTAAAAGAATTAGCCCTTAAAATAGATGAGGTTTTAACCGCTCCTATAGAGTATGAAGAAAAGGTTTTTAAAAAACTCAATCAAGCGTTCGTTATGCCCTTGTTAGAAAAATTTAAATTGGAATTAAATACAACCAATTTCAACGATGAAAGCGCGCTAGAAAACGCCATGCACCAAATCATTGAAGAAGAAAAGATTAAAGCGGGTAGTTTTATGCAGCCTTTAAGATTGGCCCTTTTGGGTAAGGGGGGCGGGATAGGCCTTAAAGAAGCACTTTTTATTTTAGGCAAAACAGAGAGCGTCAAAAGAATAGAAAAGTTTTTGAAAAACTAA
- the hopJ gene encoding Hop family outer membrane protein HopJ/HopK, which yields MQKALLHSSFFLPLFLSYCIAEENGAYASVGFEYSISHAVEHNNPFLNQERIQIISNAQNQIYKLNQVKNEITNMQNTFNYINNALKNHAKLTPTEMQAEQYYLQSTLQNIEKIVTLSGGVASNPKLAQALEKIQEPTTNPLEFEENLKNLELQFSQSQNRMLSSLSSQIAAISNSLNALDLNSYSKNISSMYGVTLNVGYKHFFTKKKNQGFRYYLFYDYGYTNFGFVGNGFDGLGKMNNHLYGLGIDYLFNFIDNSQKHSSVGFYAGFALAGSSWVGSGLSMWVNETDFINNYLTNYQAKMHTSFFQIPLNFGVRVNVNRHNGFEMGLKIPLAVNSFYETHGKGLNTSLFFKRLVVFNVSYVYSF from the coding sequence ATGCAAAAAGCCTTATTACATTCATCATTCTTTTTACCTTTATTTTTATCTTATTGTATCGCTGAAGAAAATGGGGCGTATGCGAGCGTGGGTTTTGAATATTCCATTAGTCATGCCGTTGAGCATAATAACCCCTTTTTGAATCAAGAACGCATCCAAATCATTTCTAACGCTCAAAACCAAATCTATAAACTCAATCAAGTTAAAAATGAAATCACAAACATGCAAAACACCTTTAATTACATCAACAACGCTTTAAAAAACCATGCTAAATTAACCCCCACTGAAATGCAAGCCGAACAATACTACCTCCAATCCACCCTTCAAAACATTGAAAAAATCGTCACGCTTAGCGGTGGCGTTGCATCTAACCCTAAACTAGCCCAAGCGTTAGAAAAAATACAAGAACCCACCACTAACCCTTTAGAATTTGAAGAAAACTTAAAAAATTTAGAATTGCAATTTTCTCAATCTCAAAACCGTATGCTTTCTTCTTTATCTTCTCAAATCGCTGCAATTTCAAATTCCCTAAACGCGCTTGATCTTAACTCTTATTCTAAAAACATTTCAAGCATGTATGGGGTAACTTTGAATGTGGGTTATAAGCATTTCTTCACCAAGAAAAAAAATCAAGGGTTTCGCTATTATTTGTTCTATGACTATGGTTACACTAATTTTGGTTTTGTGGGCAACGGCTTTGATGGTTTAGGCAAAATGAATAACCACCTCTATGGGCTTGGGATAGACTATCTTTTCAATTTCATTGATAATTCGCAAAAACATTCTAGCGTGGGTTTTTATGCGGGCTTTGCTTTAGCGGGGAGTTCGTGGGTAGGGAGTGGTTTGAGCATGTGGGTGAATGAAACGGATTTTATCAACAATTACTTGACCAATTATCAAGCTAAAATGCACACGAGTTTTTTCCAGATCCCTTTGAATTTTGGGGTTCGTGTGAATGTCAATAGGCATAACGGCTTTGAAATGGGCTTGAAAATCCCTTTAGCGGTGAATTCCTTTTATGAAACGCATGGTAAAGGGCTAAACACTTCCCTCTTTTTTAAACGCCTTGTGGTGTTTAATGTGAGTTATGTTTATAGTTTTTAG
- a CDS encoding class I SAM-dependent methyltransferase — translation MPSNALSVEEIARLINVSHNSVHNWIKTNLLEKLEIDSKIYVKISSFLDFCRNYLGKNKLNKYANKSLKSAHNHQELILKYLKILENSSDLEKLGSYYEEELSNTTRNLEGIYYTPNKIVEQLFTLPKDFDASQAIFCDPAVGSGNFIMHALKLGFKVENIYGYDTDAFAIALTKKRIKERYHLDCPNIVQKDFLNLKHTPQFDCIFTNPPWGKKYNQNQKENFKQRFNLSQSLDSASLFFIASLNCLKENAHLGLLLPESCLNIDAFSKMREMALKFQIRSLIDFNKPFKTLMTKAVGLALKKTPNKDQKISCFYQNSGFKRSPSSFLNNPKKIFNIHCSSKENKVLDHLFSLPHITLKNNAHFALGIVTGNNKEKLHSKQEKNTIPIFRGSDILKDRLKAPSQFINADLKDCQQVAPLSLYQSREKIVYKFISSKLVFFYDNKQRLFLNSANMFVLKENFPINANTLKELLNSDLMQFIFESLFKTHKILRKDLECLPLFAQFINNSFDEKFYLKNLGIEKKDPKHFAIRKNHACCLPFGFRG, via the coding sequence ATGCCTTCAAACGCTCTTTCTGTTGAAGAAATCGCTCGCCTAATCAATGTTTCTCATAACAGCGTGCATAACTGGATCAAAACCAATCTTTTAGAGAAACTAGAGATTGATTCAAAAATTTATGTGAAAATAAGCTCTTTTTTAGATTTTTGCCGCAACTATTTAGGGAAAAACAAGCTTAACAAATACGCTAACAAATCCTTAAAAAGCGCGCATAACCATCAAGAATTGATTTTAAAATACCTAAAAATATTAGAAAATAGCTCTGATTTAGAAAAGTTGGGATCTTATTATGAAGAAGAGCTTTCTAACACCACCAGAAATTTAGAAGGCATTTACTACACTCCTAATAAAATAGTAGAACAACTTTTCACTCTCCCTAAAGATTTTGATGCTTCTCAAGCGATTTTTTGCGATCCGGCTGTGGGGAGCGGGAATTTTATCATGCATGCTTTAAAACTGGGGTTTAAGGTTGAAAATATTTATGGCTATGATACGGACGCTTTTGCTATCGCTTTGACTAAAAAGCGTATTAAAGAGCGTTATCATTTAGATTGCCCTAATATTGTGCAAAAAGATTTTTTAAATTTAAAACACACCCCACAATTTGATTGCATTTTCACTAACCCGCCATGGGGTAAGAAATACAATCAAAACCAAAAAGAAAATTTCAAACAGCGATTCAACCTCTCTCAAAGCCTAGATAGTGCGTCGCTCTTTTTTATAGCGAGTTTGAATTGCTTAAAAGAAAACGCTCATTTGGGGCTATTATTACCCGAAAGTTGTTTGAATATTGATGCGTTCAGCAAAATGCGAGAAATGGCTCTGAAGTTTCAAATTAGAAGCCTTATTGATTTTAACAAGCCCTTTAAAACCCTAATGACTAAGGCTGTGGGTTTGGCGCTTAAAAAAACCCCTAACAAGGATCAAAAAATCTCATGCTTTTATCAAAATAGTGGGTTCAAACGCTCGCCCTCTTCTTTTTTAAACAACCCTAAAAAGATTTTTAATATCCATTGCTCTAGCAAAGAAAATAAAGTTTTAGACCACCTTTTTTCCCTTCCTCATATAACTTTAAAAAATAACGCTCATTTTGCTTTAGGGATTGTTACAGGCAACAACAAAGAAAAATTACACTCCAAACAAGAAAAAAATACCATTCCTATTTTTAGAGGTTCAGATATTTTAAAAGACAGATTAAAAGCCCCTAGCCAATTCATTAACGCTGATTTAAAAGACTGCCAGCAAGTCGCTCCCTTAAGCCTTTATCAGTCTAGAGAAAAAATCGTGTATAAATTCATTTCTTCAAAGCTTGTCTTTTTTTATGATAACAAGCAACGCCTTTTTTTAAATAGCGCGAACATGTTTGTTTTAAAAGAAAATTTTCCTATCAACGCTAATACGCTAAAGGAATTATTAAACAGCGATTTAATGCAATTTATTTTTGAATCGCTTTTTAAAACGCATAAAATTTTAAGAAAAGATTTGGAATGTTTGCCCCTATTTGCACAATTTATCAACAATAGTTTTGATGAAAAATTTTATTTAAAAAATTTAGGGATAGAAAAAAAAGACCCTAAACATTTTGCAATCAGGAAAAACCATGCATGTTGCTTGCCTTTTGGCTTTAGGGGATAA
- a CDS encoding glycosyltransferase family 9 protein, with translation MHVACLLALGDNLITLSLLKEIASKQQPLKILGTHLTLKIARLLECEKHFEIIPLFENVPAFYDLKKQGVFWAMKDFLLLLKAIKKHQIKHLILEKQDFRSASLATFIPITTPNKEIKNVYQNRQELFSQIYGHVFDHSPYPMNLKNPKKILINPFTRSTERSIPLEHLQIVLKLLKPFCVTLLDFEERYAFLQNEAAHYRAKTSLEEVKNLILESDLYIGGDSFLIHLAYYLKKNYFIFFYRDNDDFMPPNGKNENFLKAHKSHSIEQDLAKKFRHLGLL, from the coding sequence ATGCATGTTGCTTGCCTTTTGGCTTTAGGGGATAACCTCATCACGCTCAGCCTTTTAAAAGAAATCGCTTCCAAACAACAACCCCTTAAAATCCTAGGCACTCATTTGACTTTAAAAATCGCCAGGCTTTTAGAATGCGAAAAACATTTTGAAATCATTCCTCTTTTTGAAAATGTCCCTGCTTTTTATGATCTTAAAAAACAAGGCGTTTTTTGGGCGATGAAGGATTTTTTATTGCTGTTAAAAGCGATTAAAAAGCATCAAATTAAACATTTGATTTTGGAAAAACAGGATTTTAGAAGCGCTTCTTTAGCCACATTCATTCCCATAACCACTCCCAATAAAGAGATTAAAAATGTTTATCAAAACCGCCAGGAGTTGTTTTCTCAAATTTATGGGCATGTTTTTGATCATTCTCCATACCCCATGAATTTAAAAAACCCTAAAAAGATTTTGATCAACCCTTTCACAAGATCAACAGAGCGAAGTATCCCTTTAGAGCATTTGCAAATCGTTTTAAAACTCTTAAAGCCCTTTTGCGTTACGCTTTTAGATTTTGAAGAACGATACGCTTTTTTACAAAATGAAGCCGCTCACTATCGCGCTAAAACCAGTTTAGAAGAAGTTAAAAACCTGATTTTAGAAAGCGATTTGTATATAGGGGGGGATTCGTTTTTGATCCATTTGGCTTACTATTTAAAGAAAAATTATTTTATCTTTTTTTATAGGGATAATGACGATTTCATGCCGCCTAATGGTAAGAATGAAAATTTTCTAAAAGCCCACAAAAGCCATTCTATAGAACAGGATTTAGCCAAAAAATTCCGCCATTTGGGGCTATTATAA